One Siniperca chuatsi isolate FFG_IHB_CAS linkage group LG8, ASM2008510v1, whole genome shotgun sequence DNA segment encodes these proteins:
- the dctn4 gene encoding dynactin subunit 4 isoform X1: MASLLQPDRVIYLVRGEKKIRAPISQLYFCRYCSELRSLECVSHEVDSHYCPSCLENMPSAEAKLKKNRCANCFDCPCCMHTLSTRATNIPAPLPDDPTKTAMKKAYYLACGFCRWTSRDVGMADKSVASGGWQEPENPHTQRINKLIEYYQQLAHREKQERDRKKLARRRQCMPLAFSQHTIHVVEKYGLGTRLQRQRSGAPISNLAGLSLKEGEDQKEITIEPAQALDEVEPLPEDCYTGPISLPEVTTLRQRLLQPDFQPAGASQLHPRHKHLLMKRSLRCRKCEHNLSKPEFNPTSIKFKIQLVAVSYIPEVRIMSIPNLRYMKESQVLLTLTNPVENVTHVTLTSCEEEDPDDINSTAKIIVPSKELVLAGKDAAAEYDELAEPQDFQDDPDVVAFRKSNKIGFFIKVIPQKEEDADVTVSFKIRHDFRNLAAPVRPSEEGADTTTEAIWLTHHVELRLGPLAP; encoded by the exons ATGGCGTCCCTTCTGCAGCCAGATAGAGTTATTTATCTGGTTCGTGGGGAGAAAAAGATCAGAGCCCCTATATCTCAACTTTATTTCTGTCGCTATTGTAGTGAGCTACGATCTCTGGAATGTGTGTCTCACGAG GTGGACTCCCATTATTGTCCAAGCTGTCTGGAGAACATGCCATCTGCAGAGGCTAAGCTTAAAAAGAACAG GTGTGCAAATTGTTTTGACTGCCCATGTTGCATGCACACTCTGTCTACTCGGGCCACCAACATCCCAGCTCCTCTGCCTGATGATCCCACCAAGACGGCCATGAAGAAGGCCTACTACCTGGCCTGCGGCTTCTGTCGCTGGACCTCCAGGGATGTGGGAATGGCTGACAAATCAGTAG CCAGCGGTGGTTGGCAGGAGCCAGAGAACCCTCATACTCAGCGG ATCAACAAGCTGATCGAGTATTACCAGCAGCTGGCCcacagagagaagcaggagagagacaggaagaagcTGGCCAGGAGACGACAGTGCATGCCTCTGGCTTTCTCG CAACACACAATTCATGTGGTG GAAAAATATGGCCTTGGAACCAGACTGCAGAGGCAGAGGTCTGGAGCCCCTATATCAAACCTGGCTGGCCTTTC CCTTAAAGAGGGTGAGGACCAGAAGGAGATCACCATCGAACCTGCCCAGGCCCTTGATGAAGTGgaacccctgcctgaagattgTTATACCGGGCCCATCAGCTTACCAGAGG TGACCACGCTGCGCCAGCGGCTTCTGCAGCCTGACTTCCAGCCTGCAGGGGCGTCTCAGCTCCACCCCAGACACAAACACCTCCTGATGAAGCGCTCACTGCGCTGCAGG AAATGTGAGCACAACTTGAGCAAGCCAGAGTTTAATCCCACTTCAATCAAGTTTAAAATTCAGCTGGTGGCTGT GAGTTACATCCCTGAAGTGAGAATTATGTCCATTCCAAATCTTCGGTACATGAAG GAGAGCCAAGTGCTGCTGACTCTGACCAACCCAGTGGAGAACGTCACCCACGTCACACTGACTTCTTGTGAGGAGGAAGATCCTGATGACATCAACAGCACTGCCAAG attatagTACCCAGCAAGGAACTGGTGTTGGCAGGAAaggatgctgctgctgagtaCGATGAACTGGCTGAACCCCAGGACTTCCAGGATGACCCAGA TGTTGTTGCCTTCAGGAAATCCAACAAGATTGGTTTCTTCATCAAAGTGATCCCTCAGAAAGAAGAGGATGCCGATGTCACAGTTTCATTTAAGATCCGACACGACTTCCGCAACCTTGCAGCTCCCGTCAGGCCAAGTGAGGAGGGAGCCGACACCACCACTGAGGCCATTTGGCTCACGCACCATGTAGAGCTGAGGCTGGGACCACTGGCTCCATGA
- the dctn4 gene encoding dynactin subunit 4 isoform X2 — MASLLQPDRVIYLVRGEKKIRAPISQLYFCRYCSELRSLECVSHEVDSHYCPSCLENMPSAEAKLKKNRCANCFDCPCCMHTLSTRATNIPAPLPDDPTKTAMKKAYYLACGFCRWTSRDVGMADKSVASGGWQEPENPHTQRINKLIEYYQQLAHREKQERDRKKLARRRQCMPLAFSEKYGLGTRLQRQRSGAPISNLAGLSLKEGEDQKEITIEPAQALDEVEPLPEDCYTGPISLPEVTTLRQRLLQPDFQPAGASQLHPRHKHLLMKRSLRCRKCEHNLSKPEFNPTSIKFKIQLVAVSYIPEVRIMSIPNLRYMKESQVLLTLTNPVENVTHVTLTSCEEEDPDDINSTAKIIVPSKELVLAGKDAAAEYDELAEPQDFQDDPDVVAFRKSNKIGFFIKVIPQKEEDADVTVSFKIRHDFRNLAAPVRPSEEGADTTTEAIWLTHHVELRLGPLAP; from the exons ATGGCGTCCCTTCTGCAGCCAGATAGAGTTATTTATCTGGTTCGTGGGGAGAAAAAGATCAGAGCCCCTATATCTCAACTTTATTTCTGTCGCTATTGTAGTGAGCTACGATCTCTGGAATGTGTGTCTCACGAG GTGGACTCCCATTATTGTCCAAGCTGTCTGGAGAACATGCCATCTGCAGAGGCTAAGCTTAAAAAGAACAG GTGTGCAAATTGTTTTGACTGCCCATGTTGCATGCACACTCTGTCTACTCGGGCCACCAACATCCCAGCTCCTCTGCCTGATGATCCCACCAAGACGGCCATGAAGAAGGCCTACTACCTGGCCTGCGGCTTCTGTCGCTGGACCTCCAGGGATGTGGGAATGGCTGACAAATCAGTAG CCAGCGGTGGTTGGCAGGAGCCAGAGAACCCTCATACTCAGCGG ATCAACAAGCTGATCGAGTATTACCAGCAGCTGGCCcacagagagaagcaggagagagacaggaagaagcTGGCCAGGAGACGACAGTGCATGCCTCTGGCTTTCTCG GAAAAATATGGCCTTGGAACCAGACTGCAGAGGCAGAGGTCTGGAGCCCCTATATCAAACCTGGCTGGCCTTTC CCTTAAAGAGGGTGAGGACCAGAAGGAGATCACCATCGAACCTGCCCAGGCCCTTGATGAAGTGgaacccctgcctgaagattgTTATACCGGGCCCATCAGCTTACCAGAGG TGACCACGCTGCGCCAGCGGCTTCTGCAGCCTGACTTCCAGCCTGCAGGGGCGTCTCAGCTCCACCCCAGACACAAACACCTCCTGATGAAGCGCTCACTGCGCTGCAGG AAATGTGAGCACAACTTGAGCAAGCCAGAGTTTAATCCCACTTCAATCAAGTTTAAAATTCAGCTGGTGGCTGT GAGTTACATCCCTGAAGTGAGAATTATGTCCATTCCAAATCTTCGGTACATGAAG GAGAGCCAAGTGCTGCTGACTCTGACCAACCCAGTGGAGAACGTCACCCACGTCACACTGACTTCTTGTGAGGAGGAAGATCCTGATGACATCAACAGCACTGCCAAG attatagTACCCAGCAAGGAACTGGTGTTGGCAGGAAaggatgctgctgctgagtaCGATGAACTGGCTGAACCCCAGGACTTCCAGGATGACCCAGA TGTTGTTGCCTTCAGGAAATCCAACAAGATTGGTTTCTTCATCAAAGTGATCCCTCAGAAAGAAGAGGATGCCGATGTCACAGTTTCATTTAAGATCCGACACGACTTCCGCAACCTTGCAGCTCCCGTCAGGCCAAGTGAGGAGGGAGCCGACACCACCACTGAGGCCATTTGGCTCACGCACCATGTAGAGCTGAGGCTGGGACCACTGGCTCCATGA